In Capsicum annuum cultivar UCD-10X-F1 unplaced genomic scaffold, UCD10Xv1.1 ctg56966, whole genome shotgun sequence, the genomic window CATCGCGAGCTACTTCAGTGTTACGGGTCGTCAACAATATTCCACTCCCCTTTTTTTCACTTGGAAAACATAGTCTCACGGCATCCCATGCTTCACTTTTCCACATGTGATCCAATACAATTAAATATCTCTTACCTTTTAATCTTTTCTGCAACATATCTGCTAGCTCTGCTTCACCTTTTATCTCAACCGTGTCATCCATTTCGATCATCGATCGCAGAAGACTCAGCAAAATTTCCTTTATGTTGTGTTGTTGAGATATAGTAGCCCAGGCACGAACATCAAAACGGCATAGAATTGATTCATGATTGTATACTTCGTTCGCTAAGGTTGTTTTACCTATGGCTCCCATCCCGACAATTGGGATGACTTTGGGTTCATCATAGTAACTTTTAGTCAGATCTTCTAACAACCGTTTCCTTTGATCATCACGTCCAACCATATTGTTCTTAACCTTAAAAATATCATTTGTTGAACTTGAAAAATCATGAACCAATGATTCCTTTGATACTTGTTTTCCTTTGTATTGAATATTTGTCGACTCTTTCCAGATACTATCAATGTCCTCTGCTACTTGTTGCAGGCTATCAGAAAGCCTCTCTTCTGCCTTTACTCTCAGATTTTCATCATTTGCCAAAAAAACTTCAGTTACTCTTAGCTGAATTGTTTGTTCAACAATATTTACAACTTCTTTCATCTGTACTTCCAAATCTGTCATTTCCCCAGAAACATTGTTTTTCTCAAAGTTCTCGACAACTACTTCCAGGGAACTAATCTTTTCATGAAGAGCAGAAAAGTCTTCACTGTGATCACAGGTTAGAGATTGCATTGGTGAATTGGATGTCAAGAGTGATTCGATTGTTCTCATAAGAGAAGCCACAC contains:
- the LOC107852213 gene encoding putative late blight resistance protein homolog R1A-10, producing MAHASVASLMRTIESLLTSNSPMQSLTCDHSEDFSALHEKISSLEVVVENFEKNNVSGEMTDLEVQMKEVVNIVEQTIQLRVTEVFLANDENLRVKAEERLSDSLQQVAEDIDSIWKESTNIQYKGKQVSKESLVHDFSSSTNDIFKVKNNMVGRDDQRKRLLEDLTKSYYDEPKVIPIVGMGAIGKTTLANEVYNHESILCRFDVRAWATISQQHNIKEILLSLLRSMIEMDDTVEIKGEAELADMLQKRLKGKRYLIVLDHMWKSEAWDAVRLCFPSEKKGSGILLTTRNTEVARDAGTENLSLQMGFMDQHESWNLFKISAFSNEALPYEFETIGKQIADECHGLPLTIVVVAGLVKSKREIEDWKSVAKDVRSFVTNDPDERHSRVLRLSYNHLTRDLKTCLLHFGIFPEDSEIPVKNLMRSWMAEGFLKLENDLEGEAEKCLQELVDRCLVLVCKKSLDGTKIRSCKVHDLIYDLCLREVQRGNVFIMNDIFLDVSDSECRYLSMKKMQPFKRVTSDEIYYCSFGLYR